TGCGTCGAGGATGGATCTTCTCCATGCAGCTATTTATAGCCGCTTGCTGCATAGTCATGGCAAATATGGAAATTAATCAAAGCCTATTCTATATCGCGTTGCTGGGATTAGTTATAAGCATCTGCTCAGCGACTCAGGATGTGGCGATTGATGGCTATCGTATAGACATTATTCCTACGGAAGATAAAGACAATCTTTCCGCCGCATCAGCCGCGGCAACAGCAGGTTGGTGGACGGGTTACGGTGGCTTGGGTGCTATTCCTTTTTTTATTGCGGACATCCCAGGCTGGAGCTGGTCTCAAAGTTACTATGTACTGGCAGGAATAATGCTGCTACTAGGTGTTCCGGTTCTGATGGCGAAGGAACCCAATATTGACCGGGAGCGAATGCTGGAAGGCGCTGACAGGTTTTATCATTCAGCCATTGATAGTGCAATACAAGCGAAAACCTGGCAGCGCATTACAACCTGGCTGCTCATTACCCTGGTTGAACCCTTTCGAGAATTTTTCAATCGTAACGGGGTCAAATTGGCTTTATCGGTTCTGCTTTTTATCTTCCTGTTCAAAATGGGTGAAGCTTTTCTGGGTAGAATGTCGATTGTCTTTTATAAAGAAATCGGCTTCAGTAATACCGATATAGGCAGCTATTCCAAACTGTTGAACTGGTGGGTGACCATTCTCTTCGCCGCTATTGGAGGACTGGTCAATATTCGCTACGGCATTTATCGAGGTTTAATGATTAGCGGTATCGCCATGGCATCCAGCAACCTGATGTTTGCCGCTATTGCCATTGTGGGACCAAGTAAACCGCTTTTCATTGCTACCATTTTTGTTGATGGCTTCACCAGCGCCTGGTCGTCCGTCGCCATGGTCGCCTTTATATCACTAATGTGTAATCGCGCCTTTTCTGCCACTCAATATGCCCTGATGGCATCATTGGGCGTACTCGGACGCACAGTATTAGCTTCATTAAGTGGTTTTATCGTGGACGGAATGGATGGCAACTGGGCAGGGTTCTTTGTATTAACCACTGTGATGGTATTCCCCAGCCTCATATTTCTCTGGCGTATCAAACACCATATAGATGGCTTGGAAAGCAGAAATACGTAAGTTCAGGTTATTTATTTAAAACCGTGCGATTTCTGCCACTTTCCTTGGCTTCATACAATCCTTTATCAGCACGATCTATCCAGACTGAATGGGAACTGTAAGATGGATCCAGTTTGGCAACGCCCAAACTCACCGTAAATTTGATAGGCTTACCTTCGTATTCAACAGGTAAATGCTCTGCCAATTTACGAATTCGCTCAGCTACCACAAATGCTTTATCAGCATCAGTATCCGGTAAAATAACCGTGAATTCTTCACCACCGTAACGCCCTGCAACGTCGGTTTCCCGGATCGCCGTAGTGATAATACGCGCCATCGTCTTGATGACTTTATCTCCAGCAGGATGCCCATAGTTATCATTAATAGATTTAAAATGGTCAATATCCAGAATAATCAGAGATGCATTGCCACCTGAGCGCTTGCTACGTTTGTATTCATGTTCACACTGTTCTTCCCAGTAACGGCGGTTATACAAGCCCGTTAAACCATCGGTGCGACTCATTTTCTGCAGTTGTTCGTTTGCAGCCTGAAAACGCTGTTTACTAATAGCCTCATCGGTAACGTCATAAACAACAGTGCAGATTTGCTCGACTTCACCAGACAAAGAAGTAAGCGGGAACATAGTCACGTTCTGATACATGTCCTCAACCGACGAGGTAATAGGACGGTAAGCAGGGAAACGAAACAGGTAGTTACGTTGTTCCCAGATAATAAACGCCGGGCTACGCAGTTTGAAAACCGGATCACACTTTTGGCGAAACCAGCTTTCATCAATTTCAGAAAACAGTTCAAACAAGCATTTATCAAGTACAGTAGAAGGCATCATGCCGCTATGATTCTGCATGAACTGATTCCACATCTTAATATTGAAGTCACGATCCAAAATCAGGATGCCAACTTCAATAGAACCCAGCAAGTCATGCTTAAGATGAAAATCTTCGAGAGCGCTCAGATCTTCTGTCATCTGTTACTCCACAAAATTCACTAATTTCTGGAAGATCATTTCCATCGCCGTATCCGGGAACATCAACATCAGGTCGAAGTGGATATCGCTGTCTTCAATAGAATAGGCAATCTCAATGGCAACCACCTTATTCCAACGACTGATACTACTTTCAAGTAGCTGCTTTAAATCACAATGTCGCCCAAGCACAATGGGATGATTTTGACTGAATCTCACATCCAGTTGCTCAGACAAAGCATTCAAACATGCACCAACAAGAATATTGGAAATGTCCATCAGGGCTTCAAGTTCCAACTTCTCAGTCAGGTTATTACTACTGTATTTAAGCAACTTAACCATACTGGCAAAGTTGGCGTCATTAAAAATCAGTAATGCTTCGCCGTTAATACCAGCACTAACAAAGCCCTGAGAAATGGCAGAGACCGAATTATTCTCATGAATTTCCGCGATAGCCATATGCAACTCGGTAGAAGCGATCTCATTCACATTGGGGATGGGCAAGTTAATAAAAACACCGAGCAATCTAGCCAACTTATCTCCCGCCTGCCCCATGGCAACGTTTGCCATTTCACGATAGGCGTCGAGTTTATCCACTCCTTTTTCCGGAGTGTTAACCATGGCAATAGAAGAATGCACAGACACTTCACCTTCATACAAACCATATTGGCTCAGGATCTGGCATAACTTGGCCTGATCAACAGGCTTACGAATAAAATCAAGTGCTCCTAACTTCATCATCCGATCACGCGCTTCAGGCTGTACGTCACCGGAGACAATGATAACCATGGTGGGAAGGTCTTGTTCCTTAATTCTGAGCATGGTTTGATAACCATCCAAAACCGGCATATTAAGGTCTAGAAACATCACTTCGGCTTTGCCCTGGGCAATCATTTCCAGTGCTTCTTCGCCATTTTTGGCATAGCTAACATCAACGTCCCAACCTTCCGGTATGGATCGTGCCATTTGCTTTCTGGCAAACCCTGAGTCGTCACATATTAAAACCGAAGTTGTCATCGGGAGACTTAAACCTTCAACAGTTACTATATTAATCAGTAAATTATAATTTTTATTATATTGCTACTGGTGCCTTAATATGAGGATGGCATTCATAATCCAGTAGTTCAAAATCATCATAGGTGTAAGCAAAAATATCTGTTACACCGGGTTTTATTTTTATTGTAGGCAGTGAATAAGGTTGACGCGTTAACTGCAACTCAACTTGTTCCATATGATTTAAATACAAGTGAGCATCACCAAGTGTATGAACAAAATCTCCCGGCTCTAACCCGCAGACTTCGGCAACCATCATGGTTAACAACGCATAACTGGCAATATTAAACGGCACACCTAAAAA
Above is a window of Paraneptunicella aestuarii DNA encoding:
- a CDS encoding AmpG family muropeptide MFS transporter, whose product is MFGISQGFPWVMIGSALTAWLKEADLSRSAIGLFGVIFVSYSINFLWSPLLDRFQLPLPGIKKMGLRRGWIFSMQLFIAACCIVMANMEINQSLFYIALLGLVISICSATQDVAIDGYRIDIIPTEDKDNLSAASAAATAGWWTGYGGLGAIPFFIADIPGWSWSQSYYVLAGIMLLLGVPVLMAKEPNIDRERMLEGADRFYHSAIDSAIQAKTWQRITTWLLITLVEPFREFFNRNGVKLALSVLLFIFLFKMGEAFLGRMSIVFYKEIGFSNTDIGSYSKLLNWWVTILFAAIGGLVNIRYGIYRGLMISGIAMASSNLMFAAIAIVGPSKPLFIATIFVDGFTSAWSSVAMVAFISLMCNRAFSATQYALMASLGVLGRTVLASLSGFIVDGMDGNWAGFFVLTTVMVFPSLIFLWRIKHHIDGLESRNT
- a CDS encoding GGDEF domain-containing protein, whose translation is MTEDLSALEDFHLKHDLLGSIEVGILILDRDFNIKMWNQFMQNHSGMMPSTVLDKCLFELFSEIDESWFRQKCDPVFKLRSPAFIIWEQRNYLFRFPAYRPITSSVEDMYQNVTMFPLTSLSGEVEQICTVVYDVTDEAISKQRFQAANEQLQKMSRTDGLTGLYNRRYWEEQCEHEYKRSKRSGGNASLIILDIDHFKSINDNYGHPAGDKVIKTMARIITTAIRETDVAGRYGGEEFTVILPDTDADKAFVVAERIRKLAEHLPVEYEGKPIKFTVSLGVAKLDPSYSSHSVWIDRADKGLYEAKESGRNRTVLNK
- a CDS encoding response regulator, with translation MTTSVLICDDSGFARKQMARSIPEGWDVDVSYAKNGEEALEMIAQGKAEVMFLDLNMPVLDGYQTMLRIKEQDLPTMVIIVSGDVQPEARDRMMKLGALDFIRKPVDQAKLCQILSQYGLYEGEVSVHSSIAMVNTPEKGVDKLDAYREMANVAMGQAGDKLARLLGVFINLPIPNVNEIASTELHMAIAEIHENNSVSAISQGFVSAGINGEALLIFNDANFASMVKLLKYSSNNLTEKLELEALMDISNILVGACLNALSEQLDVRFSQNHPIVLGRHCDLKQLLESSISRWNKVVAIEIAYSIEDSDIHFDLMLMFPDTAMEMIFQKLVNFVE